A window of the Candidatus Binataceae bacterium genome harbors these coding sequences:
- a CDS encoding metallophosphoesterase family protein: protein MATRSDKSGKAAARGRLFAIGDIHGCPDELSVILNAIKPVQGDTVVFVGDYVDRGPSAHDVIELLLDRERAGGAEFVFLKGNHEDMMSAYLGLPGNYAESFLFNGGAATLESYGVNERNLPEARGLIPDPHLEFVKRLSTSYLRPPYLFVHAGVVPALEIEEQRVEDMLWIRQEFIFSPHKLGATVVFGHTPMRAVMVDLPYKLGIDTGLVYGGKLTCIELTEGVVYQVKRHSRQAKSSAIALA from the coding sequence ATGGCGACGCGAAGCGACAAATCGGGAAAGGCCGCGGCGCGCGGCCGCCTCTTTGCCATCGGCGATATTCACGGATGCCCCGATGAGCTCAGCGTGATCCTGAACGCGATCAAGCCCGTGCAAGGCGACACCGTGGTCTTCGTCGGCGACTACGTCGACCGCGGACCCTCGGCGCATGACGTGATCGAACTGCTGCTCGATCGCGAGCGCGCGGGCGGCGCCGAGTTCGTCTTCCTCAAGGGCAACCACGAGGACATGATGAGCGCGTATCTCGGCCTGCCCGGGAACTACGCCGAGTCGTTCCTGTTCAACGGCGGCGCCGCCACGCTCGAGAGTTACGGCGTCAACGAGCGCAACCTGCCCGAGGCGCGCGGCCTGATCCCCGACCCGCATCTCGAGTTCGTCAAGCGCCTCTCCACCAGCTACCTGCGTCCGCCCTACCTCTTCGTCCACGCCGGCGTGGTGCCGGCGCTCGAGATCGAGGAGCAGCGGGTCGAGGACATGCTCTGGATTCGCCAGGAATTCATCTTCAGCCCGCACAAGCTCGGCGCGACCGTGGTCTTCGGACACACCCCGATGCGCGCCGTGATGGTCGATCTGCCGTACAAACTCGGCATCGACACGGGACTGGTTTACGGCGGCAAGCTGACCTGTATCGAGCTTACCGAGGGCGTCGTTTACCAGGTCAAACGGCACAGCCGTCAGGCGAAGAGCAGCGCGATCGCGCTCGCTTGA
- the meaB gene encoding methylmalonyl Co-A mutase-associated GTPase MeaB: MDNTRLNSLLERFAAHDRLALARLITLVENRAAVVSTVMERIYPRAGNAYIVGVTGAPGAGKSTLVNRLIARYRARHKEVGVLAIDPSSPFSGGAVLGDRVRMTDHYRDPGVYIRSLSSRGSHGGLSRAAREVVKLFDAFGFDIIIIETVGVGQTELAVMDLADTTVVVTVPEGGDSVQVMKAGLNEIADLFVVNKADREGADRIKAELELSVHLSRQDAGWLPPVVLTQAAADHGIDALVAAIERHAEYVKAHRSPERERERRIREFVEVLTAEMEERAERAVRSGGVNGVVGEVRAGSLNPYTAARRVIEDRAALGELLAEGSAAASRRD; encoded by the coding sequence TTGGACAACACGCGTCTGAACTCACTGCTCGAGCGCTTTGCGGCGCACGATCGCCTGGCGCTGGCCCGGCTGATCACGCTGGTCGAAAACCGCGCGGCCGTGGTCAGCACCGTGATGGAGCGGATCTATCCGCGCGCCGGCAACGCCTACATTGTGGGGGTGACCGGCGCGCCCGGCGCGGGCAAATCGACGCTGGTCAACCGGCTCATAGCGAGGTATCGCGCCCGGCACAAGGAAGTCGGCGTGCTCGCGATCGATCCGTCGAGCCCCTTCTCCGGCGGCGCGGTGCTGGGCGACCGCGTGCGCATGACCGACCATTACCGCGACCCCGGCGTTTACATCCGTAGCCTTTCGAGCCGCGGCAGCCACGGCGGATTGAGCCGCGCCGCGCGCGAGGTCGTAAAGCTGTTCGACGCCTTCGGTTTCGACATCATCATCATCGAGACCGTCGGCGTCGGCCAGACCGAGCTTGCCGTGATGGATCTCGCGGACACCACGGTGGTGGTGACCGTGCCCGAAGGCGGCGACAGCGTGCAGGTGATGAAGGCCGGGCTCAATGAAATCGCCGACCTTTTCGTGGTCAACAAGGCCGACCGCGAAGGCGCCGACCGCATCAAGGCCGAGCTCGAACTGAGCGTGCATCTGAGCCGCCAGGACGCCGGATGGCTGCCGCCGGTGGTGTTGACCCAGGCGGCGGCCGACCACGGGATCGACGCGCTGGTGGCGGCGATCGAGCGCCATGCCGAATATGTCAAAGCCCATCGCAGCCCCGAACGCGAGCGCGAGCGGCGGATTCGCGAGTTCGTCGAGGTGCTGACGGCCGAGATGGAAGAGCGCGCCGAACGCGCGGTGCGAAGCGGCGGCGTCAACGGTGTGGTGGGCGAAGTCCGCGCCGGGAGCCTCAATCCGTACACCGCGGCGCGCCGCGTGATCGAGGATCGCGCGGCGCTGGGCGAATTGCTCGCGGAGGGCTCGGCGGCTGCGTCGCGGCGCGATTAG